The proteins below are encoded in one region of Sulfolobus sp. A20:
- a CDS encoding 4Fe-4S binding protein: MHTELLLPLLITLSMSAVMFYVIYEVERWKSLRRVLVAMYIEGMMLSMNLGAYIYLVTNNLFYFLIINSAYMIFGLYPLLYIKEIKRKDTLYLVFAIFMVVSEVLMGGLVYTLQTGLPTTFDSAIENLYFVIVMIGEMTFTLILSFRKVDKWLRNYLVALLLLMPWFPQIFPNYSIPIWLSAMIMIGSTILIYDTLYSQRLKGNQETYTTIELIVIFAMMMIGEFYFFLANSLLLFDASMIVGMVWFIFRTLAGPNPIKGNYLRNSNLAFTIIFITFIMEFFMGAVLDFVEGIFSTGISGFESTLSLPWLPPTNAINILWDGIDIVGSVLGSTWFLVMMGIEMGFLAFKKMLEMKVREVRVRMSLMILAYALYTLYIPSFSPLSDKIPYIPYMWSMGIGTLGPVSGSFLIGIIGTYIVYAILSFLFGSRNLCAVTCTAPLMYQGTFYDSLKTYNRTSKLGKKLLTSKMGNMPRVIAIMVSSIVLISAIISYLNSQGVIHFEIFNTDITVLIYFIWFDILWYFLFIATPYLGTFACITTGYCYWGVFNQAVSSIGLFRLKVKDPKVCVNCKTVDCAKACPVGITDMRAWFIRRGEFKSFKCVGIGECVDACPYDNIYFYDVRHWLKEKFDK; this comes from the coding sequence ATGCATACGGAATTACTTCTACCTTTACTTATAACACTCTCTATGTCAGCTGTAATGTTTTATGTAATCTATGAAGTAGAGAGATGGAAGTCGCTTAGAAGAGTTCTAGTAGCGATGTATATAGAGGGCATGATGTTATCAATGAACTTAGGTGCTTATATATATTTAGTTACAAACAATTTATTCTATTTCCTAATTATAAATTCTGCTTACATGATATTTGGTCTATATCCTCTCCTCTACATCAAGGAGATAAAGAGAAAAGACACACTTTACCTAGTCTTTGCGATTTTCATGGTAGTATCAGAGGTATTAATGGGGGGTTTAGTTTATACCTTACAGACTGGATTACCAACTACCTTTGATTCAGCAATTGAGAACCTTTACTTCGTAATTGTAATGATTGGAGAAATGACATTCACGTTAATATTGTCTTTTAGGAAAGTTGACAAGTGGTTAAGGAATTACCTTGTAGCTCTATTGTTACTAATGCCTTGGTTTCCTCAGATATTCCCCAACTATTCTATACCTATATGGCTTTCGGCAATGATAATGATTGGGTCTACAATACTGATCTATGATACGTTATATAGTCAACGGCTTAAGGGAAATCAAGAGACGTACACAACTATAGAACTTATTGTTATCTTTGCAATGATGATGATAGGAGAATTTTATTTCTTCTTAGCTAACTCATTACTTCTCTTTGATGCATCCATGATCGTTGGAATGGTATGGTTTATCTTCAGAACACTAGCAGGACCTAATCCAATAAAAGGAAATTATTTAAGAAACTCAAATCTGGCATTTACAATAATTTTCATAACCTTCATCATGGAATTCTTCATGGGAGCTGTGTTAGATTTCGTTGAGGGCATTTTTTCCACTGGTATTTCTGGCTTTGAATCTACTCTGAGTTTACCTTGGTTACCTCCTACTAACGCGATAAATATCCTCTGGGATGGAATAGATATAGTAGGCAGTGTATTAGGCTCTACATGGTTCTTAGTGATGATGGGCATTGAGATGGGATTTCTAGCGTTTAAGAAGATGCTTGAAATGAAGGTTAGGGAGGTAAGGGTTAGAATGAGCTTGATGATATTAGCTTATGCATTGTATACCCTTTATATACCCTCTTTCTCTCCACTAAGTGATAAAATTCCTTATATACCATATATGTGGTCAATGGGCATTGGGACTTTAGGTCCCGTAAGTGGATCGTTTTTAATTGGGATAATAGGGACTTATATAGTTTATGCTATCCTGTCCTTCCTCTTCGGGTCTAGGAATCTCTGTGCTGTAACTTGCACTGCACCACTTATGTATCAAGGGACTTTTTATGATTCTTTAAAGACATATAATAGAACTTCTAAATTGGGTAAGAAGTTACTAACTTCTAAGATGGGTAATATGCCTAGAGTTATAGCAATAATGGTATCATCAATAGTTTTAATCTCAGCTATAATATCCTACCTTAACTCTCAAGGGGTAATTCACTTTGAAATATTTAATACTGACATAACAGTGCTAATATATTTTATTTGGTTTGATATATTATGGTATTTTCTATTTATTGCTACACCTTACCTAGGTACTTTTGCGTGCATAACCACTGGCTATTGCTATTGGGGTGTGTTTAACCAAGCTGTATCAAGTATAGGCTTATTTAGGCTGAAAGTTAAGGACCCTAAGGTTTGTGTAAATTGTAAGACTGTGGATTGTGCTAAAGCTTGTCCAGTTGGAATAACCGACATGAGGGCCTGGTTTATAAGGAGGGGAGAGTTCAAATCCTTTAAATGTGTTGGAATAGGAGAATGTGTCGATGCTTGTCCCTATGATAACATTTATTTCTATGATGTTAGGCATTGGTTGAAGGAGAAGTTCGACAAGTAG
- a CDS encoding NAD(P)/FAD-dependent oxidoreductase: MKLYDTIIVGAGISGLSAALYASRQKLSTLVISKDLGGQLTLTDLIENYPGIESISGLSLAQKIEKQAKKFGAEFIYGEEVKEIRQDGEDFIIKGIKGEYSGKTIILAFGKTPRELNVPGEHEFKGKGVSYCAICDAAFFKGKPAMVVGEGEPGLEAIELLSRYANPAYYITSSKHLVGEEELVKKILSSPNVKIIDSAKVIEIRGNGKVEEVLVRRNDEILSVRVDGVIIEMGYVLKTEFLKGFVELNERGEVIVDELSRTSREGVFAAGDLTQIPYKQAVVAAAEGVKAALSAYNYLRSRKGLPPISTDWKAEKKKVSFKL; this comes from the coding sequence ATGAAACTATATGATACTATAATTGTTGGGGCTGGAATTTCTGGTTTAAGTGCAGCTCTATACGCTTCTAGGCAGAAATTATCAACCTTAGTAATCTCAAAGGATCTAGGAGGTCAACTCACCTTAACTGATCTTATAGAAAATTATCCGGGAATAGAGAGTATTAGTGGTTTAAGCCTAGCCCAAAAGATAGAGAAACAAGCTAAGAAGTTTGGTGCAGAGTTCATATATGGTGAAGAAGTAAAAGAGATAAGGCAAGACGGAGAGGATTTCATAATTAAGGGAATAAAGGGAGAATACAGCGGTAAGACCATAATTTTAGCGTTTGGTAAAACTCCAAGAGAGCTAAATGTACCTGGAGAACATGAGTTTAAGGGAAAAGGAGTATCTTATTGTGCAATATGTGACGCAGCCTTCTTTAAAGGAAAACCAGCCATGGTCGTTGGCGAGGGTGAACCAGGATTAGAAGCAATAGAGTTACTCTCTAGATATGCTAATCCAGCATACTACATAACCTCATCTAAGCATCTTGTGGGAGAAGAAGAGTTGGTTAAGAAAATCCTATCTAGCCCTAACGTTAAGATTATAGATTCAGCTAAGGTCATAGAAATTAGAGGTAATGGTAAAGTAGAGGAAGTTTTAGTGAGGAGGAATGACGAGATTCTTAGTGTAAGAGTTGATGGTGTAATTATAGAAATGGGATACGTACTTAAAACAGAGTTCTTAAAGGGATTTGTAGAATTAAACGAGAGGGGAGAAGTAATTGTTGACGAACTTTCTAGGACAAGTAGAGAAGGAGTATTTGCTGCTGGTGACTTAACTCAAATACCATATAAACAAGCAGTAGTGGCAGCCGCTGAAGGTGTTAAAGCTGCTCTTTCAGCATATAACTATTTAAGGAGTAGGAAAGGTTTACCACCAATAAGTACGGACTGGAAAGCAGAGAAGAAGAAAGTAAGCTTTAAACTATAA
- a CDS encoding zinc ribbon domain-containing protein — protein sequence MSNPYYGQPNWQPYGGYQQNPMMSMMACNQPIGLGGQQQIIPVNYPINLQYVVQQVQMFLMGQGFQVFPMVAQNMAVIQAQHSSILGTLTDQNKAYTIRICQGPGFVMVETGIANLLQELLVAGATFGVTDELLHNKLAELAGAGIDAYGIYKEYAQEQQLMNMIMMIVSNAPPAYQQQPYYPNQQPYGPQPYYPGQQYQPYQPPMQQPPPQQSISQQQSSPQQTAQAKQSRQTIKCWNCGHENEDIAKFCANCGASLLPIKCPSCGHINSPSAKFCENCGYNLRQSLGQQSSQQSTKQQK from the coding sequence ATGAGTAATCCTTATTATGGCCAACCTAATTGGCAACCATACGGTGGTTATCAGCAAAATCCCATGATGTCTATGATGGCTTGTAATCAACCAATTGGATTAGGTGGTCAACAGCAAATAATTCCAGTTAATTACCCGATAAACTTACAATACGTAGTGCAACAAGTACAAATGTTTCTGATGGGACAAGGTTTTCAAGTTTTTCCCATGGTAGCACAAAACATGGCTGTGATTCAAGCTCAGCATTCTAGCATTTTAGGCACATTAACGGATCAGAATAAGGCGTATACTATAAGAATATGTCAAGGACCAGGTTTTGTAATGGTTGAAACGGGAATAGCTAACTTGTTACAAGAATTGTTAGTAGCCGGGGCCACGTTTGGAGTAACGGACGAGTTACTGCATAATAAGTTAGCTGAGTTAGCAGGTGCAGGAATAGATGCCTATGGTATTTATAAGGAATACGCGCAGGAGCAACAATTAATGAATATGATTATGATGATAGTGTCTAATGCTCCACCAGCATATCAGCAGCAACCTTATTATCCTAATCAGCAACCTTATGGTCCTCAACCATACTATCCCGGACAACAATATCAACCCTACCAGCCACCTATGCAACAACCACCTCCACAGCAATCAATATCTCAGCAACAATCATCTCCACAGCAAACGGCCCAAGCAAAACAATCTCGTCAAACTATTAAATGCTGGAATTGTGGTCATGAAAATGAGGATATAGCAAAGTTTTGCGCTAATTGTGGAGCTTCATTATTACCAATTAAGTGTCCAAGCTGTGGTCATATAAACTCACCTAGTGCTAAGTTCTGTGAAAATTGTGGATATAACTTACGCCAATCATTGGGTCAACAAAGTTCCCA